Proteins encoded within one genomic window of Sporolituus thermophilus DSM 23256:
- the ruvA gene encoding Holliday junction branch migration protein RuvA, whose translation MIGYLRGTVVHLGADHCILDVHGVGYRVFVSASGRQRLVAGAQAALFTYLHVREDALLLYGFHTQDEYDLFLLLMDVSGIGPKAALNILSAVSPEGFRLAVSQKNVSLLTKIPGIGKKTAERIILELKDKVGASGETSGDTGLAAAGSPAEADQTDEALQALLALGYSQAEVAPVLKKVRRQAQSVEELIKLVLREFTRRS comes from the coding sequence ATGATCGGCTACCTGCGCGGTACGGTGGTCCATCTTGGCGCGGATCACTGTATTTTGGACGTTCACGGCGTGGGTTACCGGGTTTTCGTGTCGGCATCGGGTCGCCAACGGCTTGTGGCCGGCGCGCAGGCCGCTTTATTTACTTACCTGCACGTCCGGGAAGATGCCCTTCTGCTTTATGGCTTCCATACGCAGGATGAATATGATTTGTTTTTGCTGCTGATGGACGTCTCGGGCATTGGTCCGAAAGCAGCCTTAAATATCCTTTCGGCGGTAAGTCCGGAAGGGTTTCGCCTGGCCGTCAGCCAAAAAAACGTCAGCTTGCTTACGAAAATTCCGGGCATTGGCAAGAAAACGGCCGAACGCATTATCTTGGAACTTAAAGATAAAGTCGGTGCGAGCGGAGAGACCAGCGGGGACACCGGCCTGGCGGCGGCCGGCTCGCCTGCGGAAGCCGATCAGACAGACGAAGCATTACAGGCCCTGTTGGCTCTTGGTTATAGTCAAGCGGAAGTCGCTCCGGTCCTGAAAAAAGTGCGACGCCAAGCGCAATCGGTGGAGGAGCTCATCAAATTAGTTCTCAGGGAATT
- the ruvC gene encoding crossover junction endodeoxyribonuclease RuvC codes for MLALGIDPGTAICGYGFVELRGSTLRAVDWGAVETSSKLSATERLKIIFQDLDRLIKQRRPDIVGVEQLFFNKNVTTAMTVGQARGVVLLAAALNNIKVVECTPLQVKQSVVGYGRATKEQVMYMTQRLLNLSGKPQPDDAADALAVAICSLHAAGADRMAVPDR; via the coding sequence ATGTTGGCTTTAGGAATCGACCCAGGTACCGCTATCTGCGGGTACGGGTTTGTAGAGCTGCGCGGCAGCACGTTACGCGCGGTGGATTGGGGCGCGGTGGAAACCAGTTCCAAGTTGAGCGCAACCGAGCGGCTAAAAATAATTTTTCAGGATCTGGATCGCTTGATAAAACAGCGACGGCCGGATATCGTGGGTGTGGAACAGTTATTCTTTAATAAGAATGTTACTACGGCGATGACGGTTGGGCAGGCACGGGGGGTTGTTTTGCTAGCGGCAGCGCTCAACAACATCAAAGTGGTTGAATGTACGCCTTTACAGGTAAAGCAATCCGTTGTGGGCTACGGCCGGGCCACCAAAGAACAGGTTATGTATATGACGCAGCGCCTACTTAACCTTTCGGGGAAACCTCAGCCTGATGATGCCGCTGATGCATTGGCGGTTGCCATTTGTTCGCTGCATGCGGCAGGCGCCGACAGAATGGCGGTGCCCGACCGATGA
- a CDS encoding BofC C-terminal domain-containing protein, whose protein sequence is MFPLPKITKKRALFAASIILCGCLVAYYFISSQPRGHEPPLIQKETEVAKQDAKIKITPNTDLVQKLIYTKCNDEEVFRTKPADNLIGLNYQQFQKVYSGWTIHKFDNLEVEMSLKVDSYCREHANNMFIGIKDGYVAVFYGKPGPKALLKEVTKIPVSKLVQEDLDELKRGIVVHSREELLRTLEGMQSR, encoded by the coding sequence ATGTTCCCTTTGCCTAAAATTACCAAAAAACGGGCGTTGTTTGCGGCTAGCATTATTCTGTGCGGATGCCTTGTCGCCTATTATTTTATTAGTTCGCAGCCGCGAGGGCATGAGCCGCCGCTGATCCAAAAAGAAACGGAAGTAGCGAAACAGGACGCGAAAATTAAGATTACCCCAAATACTGATTTAGTGCAGAAACTCATTTACACCAAATGCAATGACGAAGAGGTTTTCCGCACGAAACCGGCTGACAACCTTATCGGCTTGAACTATCAACAGTTCCAGAAAGTTTATTCAGGCTGGACCATCCATAAGTTCGATAATCTGGAAGTGGAAATGTCGCTAAAGGTGGATAGTTATTGCCGCGAACACGCCAACAACATGTTTATCGGCATTAAAGACGGCTATGTGGCCGTGTTTTATGGTAAACCCGGTCCGAAAGCATTGCTCAAGGAAGTAACGAAAATCCCGGTATCTAAACTGGTTCAAGAAGATTTGGATGAGTTAAAACGTGGGATAGTTGTCCACTCGCGGGAAGAGCTGTTACGGACCCTCGAAGGCATGCAATCGCGTTAA
- a CDS encoding YebC/PmpR family DNA-binding transcriptional regulator has translation MAGHSKWANIKHRKGKMDALRGKITTKLSREITVAVRLGGADPAGNMRLKLALQKAKENNIPKENIQRAIQKGLGAQEGGNYEEMTYEGYGPGGVAVMLDIMTDNRNRTAADIRHLFAKYGGNLGETGCVSWMFKKKGFFVVNASEAKVSEEDLMMLVLEAGAEDFRSEDGQYEIITAPEDFEAVQQALQAHNIATTTAEITMLPDTTVALSGDDAVKMMKLMDALEEHDDVQNVYANFDIPDEMLA, from the coding sequence ATGGCAGGACACTCAAAATGGGCGAATATAAAGCACAGAAAAGGCAAAATGGACGCATTGCGCGGTAAAATCACCACCAAGCTGTCGCGCGAAATTACGGTCGCTGTCCGTTTGGGCGGGGCTGACCCGGCGGGGAATATGCGGCTTAAGCTGGCTTTGCAAAAGGCAAAAGAGAATAATATACCGAAAGAAAACATTCAGCGCGCCATCCAAAAAGGTTTAGGCGCCCAGGAAGGCGGCAATTATGAGGAAATGACCTATGAAGGTTACGGCCCCGGCGGCGTAGCCGTCATGCTCGATATCATGACCGACAACCGTAACCGTACTGCTGCCGATATCCGCCACCTGTTCGCCAAGTATGGCGGTAACCTTGGCGAAACAGGCTGCGTATCCTGGATGTTCAAGAAAAAGGGTTTTTTTGTCGTAAACGCCAGCGAAGCAAAAGTTAGTGAAGAGGACTTGATGATGCTTGTACTGGAGGCAGGCGCCGAAGATTTCCGGAGTGAAGACGGACAATACGAAATTATTACTGCCCCCGAAGATTTTGAAGCGGTGCAGCAAGCATTACAAGCACACAATATTGCCACTACTACCGCCGAAATCACGATGCTCCCCGATACCACGGTAGCTCTTTCCGGCGATGATGCCGTAAAGATGATGAAGCTTATGGATGCGTTGGAAGAACATGACGATGTTCAAAACGTTTATGCTAATTTTGATATACCAGATGAAATGCTAGCCTAG